The following proteins come from a genomic window of Achromobacter sp. AONIH1:
- the hemC gene encoding hydroxymethylbilane synthase, which yields MSQPQRLVIATRASRLALWQAEHVRDRLRTLYPACAVELLTLTTRGDQILDRTLSKVGGKGLFVKELETALLDGRADLAVHSLKDVPVDLQAPFELCAVLERADPRDAFVSNTYATLAELPAGAVVGTSSLRREAQIRARHPQLAVKPLRGNLDTRLGKLDRGDYDAIVLAAAGLERLGLGGRIRSLLDPAVSLPAAGQGALGIEIRDDRDDMRAWLAPLVSAGTRACVLAERAVSRELGGSCQVPLAAFAELNGDALSLRALVASPDGVRMVRAERSGPAAEAEAIGVAAARELLDAGAAAILQELLQDDRPA from the coding sequence GTGTCCCAACCGCAACGCCTGGTCATCGCGACCCGCGCCAGCCGGCTTGCCCTGTGGCAAGCCGAGCATGTGCGCGACCGGCTGCGCACGCTGTATCCGGCGTGCGCGGTTGAACTCCTCACCCTGACGACCCGGGGCGACCAGATCCTGGACCGCACACTGTCCAAGGTGGGCGGCAAGGGCCTGTTCGTCAAGGAACTCGAAACCGCCTTGCTCGACGGCCGCGCCGATCTGGCCGTGCACTCCCTGAAGGACGTGCCGGTCGATCTGCAGGCCCCGTTCGAGCTGTGCGCCGTGCTCGAGCGCGCCGACCCGCGCGACGCCTTCGTCTCCAACACCTACGCCACGCTGGCCGAGCTGCCGGCGGGCGCCGTCGTAGGCACGTCCAGCCTGCGCCGCGAGGCGCAGATCCGCGCGCGCCATCCGCAGCTGGCGGTCAAGCCGCTGCGCGGCAACCTCGACACCCGGCTCGGCAAGCTCGATCGCGGCGACTACGACGCCATCGTGCTGGCCGCCGCGGGCCTGGAACGCCTGGGCCTGGGCGGGCGCATCCGCAGCCTGCTCGATCCGGCCGTCAGCCTGCCGGCGGCGGGCCAGGGCGCGCTCGGCATCGAGATCCGCGACGACCGCGACGACATGCGCGCCTGGCTGGCGCCGCTGGTCAGCGCCGGCACGCGTGCCTGCGTGCTGGCCGAACGCGCCGTGTCGCGCGAGCTTGGCGGCTCCTGTCAGGTGCCGCTGGCCGCCTTCGCCGAACTGAACGGCGACGCGCTGTCGCTGCGCGCGCTGGTGGCTTCGCCGGATGGCGTGCGCATGGTGCGCGCCGAGCGCAGCGGCCCGGCGGCCGAGGCCGAGGCGATCGGCGTGGCGGCCGCCCGCGAACTGCTGGACGCGGGCGCGGCCGCCATCCTTCAAGAACTGCTGCAAGACGACCGGCCCGCGTGA
- a CDS encoding uroporphyrinogen-III synthase, with protein MADPSAAMPPLAVLTRPSGRNEALAARLRAHGWEACVLPALEILPLDCLEGLPMPEDYDMVVFVSGNAARLYLDQLTRARGGFSWPPAVIAATVGPASAQGLRELPGFGANTTVLHPPADAPSHDSEALWAVLQGLPALPARTLLVRGTQGRDWLGDTLAAHGVRVARHAAYDRQPAVWEAQSLAPLKRRAEAGLPATWLITSGEGADAALANLRAAGLQAWWEGCGFVLTHPSLARRVGRPGHDESGAAMVKICLPNDDSIFQAFVAA; from the coding sequence ATGGCCGACCCCAGCGCCGCCATGCCGCCGCTCGCGGTGCTGACGCGGCCCTCGGGGCGCAACGAGGCCCTGGCCGCGCGCCTGCGGGCGCACGGCTGGGAAGCCTGCGTGCTGCCCGCGCTGGAGATCCTTCCGCTGGATTGCCTGGAGGGGCTGCCCATGCCGGAAGACTACGACATGGTGGTCTTCGTCAGCGGCAACGCGGCGCGCCTGTACCTGGACCAGCTGACCCGCGCGCGCGGCGGCTTTTCCTGGCCCCCGGCCGTGATCGCCGCCACTGTCGGCCCGGCCAGCGCGCAAGGCCTGCGCGAACTGCCCGGCTTTGGCGCGAATACAACAGTCCTGCATCCGCCGGCCGACGCGCCCAGCCACGATTCCGAAGCCCTGTGGGCCGTGCTGCAAGGACTGCCCGCGCTGCCCGCGCGCACCTTGCTGGTGCGCGGCACGCAGGGCCGCGACTGGCTGGGCGACACCCTGGCCGCGCACGGTGTGCGGGTGGCGCGACACGCCGCCTACGACCGGCAGCCCGCGGTCTGGGAGGCGCAATCGCTGGCGCCGCTCAAGCGCAGGGCCGAAGCCGGGCTTCCCGCCACCTGGCTCATCACCAGCGGGGAGGGCGCCGACGCCGCGCTCGCCAATCTGCGGGCCGCCGGCCTGCAAGCCTGGTGGGAAGGCTGCGGTTTCGTGCTGACGCATCCGTCCTTGGCCAGGCGCGTCGGCCGCCCTGGTCATGACGAGAGCGGCGCGGCGATGGTAAAAATCTGCTTGCCCAACGACGACTCGATTTTCCAGGCATTTGTTGCCGCTTGA